The Urocitellus parryii isolate mUroPar1 chromosome 6, mUroPar1.hap1, whole genome shotgun sequence genome includes a window with the following:
- the C2cd4a gene encoding C2 calcium-dependent domain-containing protein 4A encodes MWCLERLLRSREGLLLSRARRARTRSPTACANVLTPDRIPEFCIPPRLAPNLALATLRNSWGEDTAIDEGAGLTDWDPRSQAALSLPHLPRALTAYGFCTLLESPHTRRKESLFLGDLRAAELQRQPAAQPVPRPRAHTYSRDEGRDVPGLFLRAQDAGPAAAPVCPCPPRDAICPRPCGRRLLQAPNMLLSRALKARRSRGLARARSVSNLNEDEEGGATSQSTALAPVCQSPAPGPRPKLLEAEGNVALDCAGCVLRLAAEYSLDSGRLRIRLLRAEGLAGGTPEPRAVGCRISLILQPLGATLKQSSSVLRRSRKFSIDQDFCFEGLTEDQVRRLTVRVKAENKGRGLQRSRLLGQGELLLGSLLLF; translated from the coding sequence ATGTGGTGTCTGGAGAGGCTACTGCGCAGCAGGGAGGGGCTTCTCCTGAGTAGGGCCCGGCGTGCCAGGACCCGCTCGCCCACCGCTTGTGCCAACGTGCTCACTCCCGACCGTATCCCGGAGTTCTGCATCCCACCAAGACTTGCGCCCAACCTGGCCTTGGCTACACTCCGGAATTCTTGGGGTGAAGATACAGCGATTGACGAGGGCGCTGGCCTCACGGACTGGGACCCGCGCTCACAGGCCGCGCTCTCGCTGCCTCACTTGCCCCGCGCGCTCACCGCCTACGGCTTCTGCACGCTACTGGAGAGCCCGCACACGCGCCGCAAGGAGTCGCTCTTTCTCGGGGATCTCCGAGCCGCGGAGCTCCAGCGGCAGCCCGCCGCCCAGCCAGTGCCCCGACCCAGGGCGCACACCTACAGCCGCGACGAAGGAAGAGACGTCCCCGGCTTGTTCCTGCGAGCCCAGGACGCAGGTCCCGCCGCGGCACCTGTCTGTCCTTGTCCGCCCCGGGACGCTATCTGCCCGAGGCCCTGTGGTCGCCGCCTCCTGCAAGCACCCAACATGCTGCTGAGCCGTGCGTTAAAGGCTCGGAGGAGTCGCGGCTTGGCTCGCGCCCGCTCAGTCTCCAACCTGAACGAAGACGAGGAGGGCGGCGCCACCTCTCAGTCCACAGCTCTGGCCCCCGTGTGCCAGTCGCCTGCTCCGGGCCCACGGCCCAAGCTCCTAGAGGCCGAGGGCAATGTGGCTCTGGACTGCGCTGGCTGCGTCCTGCGCCTGGCAGCCGAGTACAGCCTGGATAGTGGGCGCCTCCGCATCAGGCTGCTGCGTGCCGAGGGCCTGGCGGGAGGTACCCCCGAGCCACGTGCGGTTGGTTGCCGCATCAGCCTAATCCTGCAGCCGCTGGGCGCCACGCTCAAGCAGAGCAGCTCGGTGCTGCGACGGAGCCGCAAGTTCTCCATAGACCAGGACTTCTGCTTTGAAGGGCTCACGGAAGACCAGGTGCGCCGCCTGACAGTGCGCGTTAAAGCGGAGAACAAGGGCCGTGGCCTGCAGCGGAGCCGCTTGCTTGGCCAGGGCGAGCTGCTGCTGGGCTCCCTCCTGCTCTTCTGA